From the genome of Ornithobacterium rhinotracheale, one region includes:
- a CDS encoding DUF4856 domain-containing protein → MIKKTILALGVLAGVFSLNSCGGSDSGTETVVNEKKNKDKVDVSEDYKKLFPNNALSEGRRVIDNLLSLNDLVDMTAFSNQKEFDEKYEFISSSPLGNISAKSMTASSSDLFKINPDLQQKVLEKFNKSVEQLIELNGRKWETASEGKAGKVGSEKGKDIRFINEKGIEISELVEKQIMGIIFLDQILNEHLGDNVMKNTELRDKNAKRQFLRGKQYTELEYHWDIAYALLGKENRDGTPKFIANYMVNEFQGADFMRDVDKKVTKAFKVGRLALKERDYTKLEEQIGIIRESLSLLFATRCVHYLKQSKPNLGGEITGGEYQKAFHELSEAYGFLHSFVATRKADGSFYIEDYEIIESLASDMVGRLGFWDKNNLIGVGGNGALNRIAKRIGDIFGFNSDLVL, encoded by the coding sequence ATGATAAAGAAAACAATTTTAGCATTAGGAGTATTAGCTGGAGTATTTAGCCTTAATTCATGTGGCGGTTCAGATAGTGGGACTGAGACCGTAGTTAATGAGAAGAAGAATAAAGATAAAGTAGATGTAAGTGAAGATTATAAAAAATTATTCCCAAACAATGCTTTAAGCGAGGGAAGACGTGTGATTGATAATCTACTTAGCTTAAATGATTTAGTGGACATGACAGCCTTTTCAAATCAAAAAGAGTTTGATGAAAAATATGAGTTTATTTCTAGTTCCCCTCTTGGAAATATTTCAGCTAAATCGATGACAGCATCGTCCTCAGATTTATTTAAAATAAACCCTGATTTGCAACAAAAGGTATTAGAGAAATTTAATAAAAGTGTAGAGCAATTAATTGAGCTTAATGGCCGTAAATGGGAAACTGCAAGCGAAGGGAAAGCAGGTAAAGTAGGTTCAGAGAAAGGGAAAGATATTCGTTTTATAAATGAAAAAGGAATAGAAATCTCTGAATTAGTAGAAAAACAAATTATGGGGATAATTTTTCTAGACCAAATCCTAAATGAACATCTCGGAGATAATGTAATGAAAAATACAGAGTTAAGGGACAAAAATGCAAAAAGACAATTCTTGAGAGGAAAGCAATATACAGAGCTAGAATATCATTGGGATATAGCCTATGCTTTGTTGGGGAAAGAAAATAGAGATGGAACCCCTAAATTTATTGCCAATTATATGGTAAATGAATTTCAAGGAGCTGATTTTATGAGAGATGTAGATAAAAAAGTAACAAAAGCTTTCAAAGTCGGAAGATTAGCATTAAAAGAAAGAGATTATACCAAGCTTGAAGAGCAAATCGGAATCATCAGAGAAAGTCTTTCATTACTTTTTGCCACCCGTTGTGTACATTACCTAAAACAATCAAAGCCAAATTTAGGGGGAGAAATTACAGGCGGAGAGTATCAAAAAGCTTTTCACGAATTGTCAGAAGCTTACGGCTTTTTGCATTCCTTTGTGGCAACTCGTAAAGCAGATGGCTCTTTTTATATTGAGGATTATGAAATAATAGAATCATTGGCATCAGATATGGTAGGAAGATTAGGCTTTTGGGATAAAAATAACCTAATAGGAGTTGGCGGTAACGGAGCATTGAACCGAATAGCTAAAAGAATTGGAGACATTTTTGGTTTTAACTCAGATTTAGTATTATAA